A region of the Haemophilus parainfluenzae genome:
GGAAGAAGCATCAAGAACTGTTGCTCATATGCAAGATGAAGCGTCAAACTTCCCAGATCCTGCTGACCGTGCGACCCAAGAAGAAGAATTCAGTCTTGAATTACGTAACCGCGATCGCGAGCGTAAATTAATGAAAAAGATTGAATATACATTGAAAAAATTGGACACCGATGATTTCGGTTATTGCGATTCTTGTGGGGAAGAAATTGGCATTCGTCGCTTAGAAGCACGTCCTACGGCTGATCTTTGTATCGATTGCAAAACCCTTGCTGAAATTCGTGAAAAACAAGTCGCAGGTTAATTGATTCAAATAACCCAATGAAAAAGTGCGGTCAAAAATAACCGCACTTTTCGTGTTTTTATCAAATGCGCATTTAACACAGAGAATGGAGTAAATTATTCTTACTTATATAAAAAATTTATTTGGTAAAAAAACTAAAAAAGAAACTGAAACCAATATAAATTCGCCTGTCCCAAAAACGGCGCCCAAAACTGAAAAACCAAACGTTTCAAAAGCAGAGCGTTCACAACCCAAGATCGCCCCGTCCTCTTCTCACCACAAAAAAACGAACACCCAAGCGCATCGTCACGACAAACATATCGTTAAAGCCTCTCATTTTGGTATTAACCCACGTATGTTTAGCCGTAATGCCATTACCGTGGTAGAAAAATTGCAACGTCAAGGTTATGACGCTTATATCGTTGGTGGTTGTTTGCGTGATTTATTGTTAGGTAAACACCCAAAAGATTTTGATGTAGCAACGAATGCACGCCCCGAGCAAATTCAAGCGGTATTCCAACGTCAATGCCGTTTAGTTGGTCGTCGTTTCCGTCTTGCGCATATTATGTTTGGACGCGATGTGATCGAAGTGGCCACATTCCGTGCTAGCCATTCGGATGCACGCAGCGAAAATCAAGCGAAACAAAGCGATGAGGGAATGTTACTGCGTGATAACGTGTATGGCACCATTGAACAAGATGCGGAGCGTCGTGACTTTACCGTAAACGCCCTTTACTACAATCCGCAAGATAATACGCTGCGTGATTACTTCAACGGAATTGATGACCTGAAAAACGGAAAATTACGTCTGATTGGCGATCCTGTAACCCGTTATCAAGAAGATCCTGTGCGTATGCTACGCTCTGTGCGCTTTATGGCGAAATTGGATATGTTCTTGGAAAAACCAAGTGAACAGCCCATTCGTGAGCTTGCACCATTGCTGAAAAATATTCCACCGGCGCGTTTATTCGATGAAAGCTTAAAATTATTGCAGTCTGGCAATGGTGTAAAAACCTATAAATTACTTCGCCAATATGGCTTATTTGAACAGCTTTTCCCAAGCTTAACGCCTTATTTCACCGAAAAAGAAGACAGCCTTGCGGAACGCATAATTTTAACGTCGTTAAATTCAACAGATGAACGTATTGCCGATAAATTACGCATTAATCCAGCCTTCTTATTTGCGGCATTCTTCTGGTATCCATTGCGCGAAAAAGTGGATGTGTTGAAAAATGAAGGTGGTCTAAACAATCACGATGCTTATGCCCTTGCAGGCAATGAAGTGCTTGACCAATTATGCCGTTCATTAGCCGCACCACGTCGTCACACCTCTGTCATTCGTGATATTTGGATGTTGCAATTACAATTGCTTAAACGTACCGGTTCTCACCCTGCTCGCACGATGGAACATCAAAAATTCCGTGCAGCCTTTGATTTATTGGCGATGCGTGCTGAAGTGGAAGGCGGTGAAACCGTTGAACTCGCAAAATGGTGGCATGAATACCAACTCAGCAATCAAGAACAACGTCGCCAATTGGTTCAAGAGCAACAAAAATTGCATCCAGCGCCGAAGAAAAAATATTACCGCAGACGTAAACCTAAGGCGGCTAACTAATGGTTCAAGTATATATCGCCCTTGGCAGTAATTTAAATACGCCTACAGAACAATTAAATTCCGCATTAGAGGCAATTTCTGCGCTACCTAATACCGAATTAAAATCGGTCAGCGGATTTTATCAAAGCAAACCATTAGGCCCGCAAGATCAACCAGATTATGTAAATGCAGTAGCAATGATCGAAACCACTCGCCCACCGTTAGCTTTGCTTGATGAATTGCAACGTATCGAAAATGAACAAGGTCGCGTGCGTTTACGTCGTTGGGGTGAGCGTACACTGGATTTGGATATTCTGCTTTATGGTGATCAAATCATTCAAAATGAACGCTTAACCGTGCCTCATTACGATATGAAAAATCGCGAATTCGTGATTGTGCCGCTTAATGATATCGCACAAGATTTGTTTTTACCGGAAGGCGAAAAAGTCGCTGATTTAGTGAAAGCCTTTGAAAATCATCAAATGCATAAAATCAAAAACAGCGAAAAAATTGACCGCACTTAACTCAAAACAAAAGGGCTGATATTCACTATCAGCCCTTCTTTTTTACCTATCAAATTAGGCGGCAACAGAAACAAAGATTTCAGTGCCGATAATCACACAAATAAAACCAACCAACATTGGGACAGACATACGTTTTACGATTTCAAATGGTGAGATTTTTCCCATACCGGATACCACCACAACCACACCAGAAACTGGTGATAAACCACGACCTAGGTTAGAGGCTTGTAACATTGGAATGGTTAAGAACGCTGGGTTGACGCCAATTTGAGTGGCTAATTAGCGATTGAATTGGCAGTTGTAAATCAGTTCAATACGAAAATTGGAGATAGAGCACAAAAAGAGTTTTGGGGAGAAAGTGCGGTTGGTTTTGGAGGGATTTTTGAAGTTAAAAAACGTTTGAGAAAACGACCGCACTTTTTTAAAAACAGAACGATGGTTCAAGCGTCCTCGCTTGGACCAAATAAGCATAAGCGTGGACGCTTGCGTTATCTTGGGGATATTATTCTAATTTAATTAATATATTTAATTCTAAAGTATAGCCCTTATTACTTATAAAATTCTCTTTAGTAAAATTTATAATATAATTATCCACTTCCATTGAGAAAGGAATTTTCATCAAACACTCACTTGCTTGAATAGAAGTGCTCTTTGTTGAATTAACTAGTAAATGATCAAATACTTTTAAAATAACATTCTTTGTAGACTCTGATATCGATACATTATTAATATCCACTTTTAATTTTAATTCACTAACAATATTTTCATCCCCATATATATAATATGTAATTATATCTGAAAACAAATTTTCTTGTTCTATTAGTAATGGTCTACTATATGCCCACCATTTATCATCACAGCCTGAATGATAATCATTAGTTACCAAATTATCCTTTTCTAGAAAATTTCTAGCCAAATATGGAGACCATCCTTTATTTGAAGAAACAAAAGGAGGATTAGATTCTAGATCTTTTAATTTCTTTATATCACATACACTTTTTTCTAAATCAACTTTACTTCTCACCTGGTTAAGTCTGAGATTTCTGTTCCATCGTCTTAAGTAATCAACATTTAACTTAAACGATTTTAAACTTAATTTTTTTGCATATTTAAATAGGTCGTCATCATTAAAATATATTTTCAATGATGAAAACACTCTCTCATACTCCATATATATAGATAAGGAATATAAAAAAGGAATACATATTAAAGATAGAATTACTGGCAAAAATAATTCTATAACATTACTCAATAACCAATTAGCATTAAATAAACCAATTGATAAATATATTGAATGTAAAAAATATGCAACCATCCAAAAAACCAGAATGATATTAATAAGAAGTTTTATCTTAACATCATTCTTACTCAAACTATTATAGTTAACATATACGAACAATAATACTGAGATAGGAATCATAATAAACTCTATAAAAAATGAAAAAGAATGGAGCTCAATAACAAATGTCAAAAAAACACCAATATTAATATTTTCATTAAGCAATGATAAAAAATATTTCTTTTTATCCTCAGACTTACTACCCCCTATAATCATTGTAATTATTGAGAATGCAAACCATGTTAAGGTTGTTTTTATATTATTCCATTGCCAAATATTCATCTCATATAAAATGAATACGCCAATGCTCATCCATATAGCAGATAAGGCTATTACAAACAAAACCTTCTTATCAAAAAAGCATTTAATTACGTTACAGAAACTATCTCTTACACTCCTATGATAATAAAATAAGTATAAATGAGATTACAATCCATATTACAGTTGCTAATTCTCTATTATTAATATCCATATTAAAAACTTAGGTAATTGAATTACCGCTAACTACTTTAAAATGTTCCAATCATATTCAAAATCCGCTTCTCCGACACCTGATACTTGGTCCCCAACTGCTGCGCAAATAAACTCACCCGCAATTCCTCGATCATATAACGAATCTCCGCCACCTCATCAGAAATCGGTTTGGATTTCGGCAGTTTGGCAAGAAGTTGTTGGTAGGCCTGTTGCACCTGTTCTACGCGTAGCATCGCCGCACGATCACGGTTTACATCTTGAGCTAATTTATCAATACGTTTATCAATGGCTTGCAGATAGCGCTGTAAATCTGGTAGGCGATCATAACCACTCTTTTGCACAAAACCGGGATAAATCAGTCCGCTTAATTGCGCCTTAATATCAGAAAAGGCAAAGGCCATCGTGAAATCCATTTTACCTTTTAAACGTTGGTTTAAGGCATGATTGAGAGAGAGGATTTGTTCCACTCTCTGCGCAATATCCACGGTCACTTCATTCAGATTTTCTCGAACAAAATCACGCAATTTTTCAAAGCCTGCTTCATCCCAAACAAAACCGCCAAAATCGGCAATCAGTTTATCCACCGCACAAGCAATACAGTCGTCAATCAAATCCAACACACGACCGAACGGGGTAAAATATAGCCCCAATTTGGCTTTATTCGGCAATTTTTCATGCAGATATTTAATCGGTGACGGTACATTGAGCAACAATAAGCGGCGCAAACCTTGTTGCATTGCTACTGCTTGCTCAAACTCTGTTTCAAACAGTTTGATACCTACGGCATCTTTTTCATCTACGATGGCTGGGAACGCTTTGACGCTGAAACCACGTTGTTTTTGTTCGTAACATTGTGGCAGCTCTGCAAAGCTCCAAATATGCAGCCCACTTTGTTCAATGCCATCGTCTGCCACGGCGGAAATGCTTTCTTGCACACGGTCTTTTAAGCTAAATTTCAGCTCGTCCAAATTCATGGATTCGGCGATTTTCTTGCCGTTTTCATCCACCACACGGAACGTCATTTTCAAATGGCTTGGGATTTGTTCCCAATTCCAATGTTCTGCTTCTACGGTGACACCCGTCATACGACGTAATTCATAAATTAGCGTATCCAATAACGGTTTCTCCAATGGCACGGCACGACTTAAAAAAGCTTGAGCATAATTAGGTGCAGGCACAAAATTACGACGATAAGATTTCGGCAGAGATTTAATCAGCGCAATCACCAATTCTTCACGCAGGCCTGGAATTTGCCAGTCAAATCCCGTCATTTCCACTTGATTGAGCAACGGCAACGGAATATGCACGGTCACGCCGTCTGCATCCGTGCCTGGTTCAAATTGATAAGTCAGTTTGAGTTTTAAATTGCCTTGATGCCAGAAATTCGGGAAATCCAACTTGCTCACTTTTTCCGCATCATCATTAATCAAGAATGAACGTTCAAAATTAAGCAATTCAGGATCTTTTTGCTGTGCCTTTTTCCACCAGGTATCAAAATGTTTTTGAGAGACAACTTTTGTGCCAATACGCTGATCGTAAAATTCAAACAGTGTGCGATCATCCACCAAAATATCGCGGCGGCGACTTTTGTGTTCCAACTCTTCAACTTCTCGAACGAGTCGTTGATTTTCTTTGAAGAATTTATGCTTGGTATTCCAATCCCCTTCCACCAAGGCAGATTGAATAAAGATCTCACGGCTCACTATTGGGTCAATCGAGCCATAATTCACCGGTCTGGCTGCTACAATCGGCACGCCATATAGACTCACTTTTTCATCGGCAATCACAGCGCCACGAGATTTTGACCAACGGGGTTCTGAATAGGATTTTTTGATTAGATGCTCGGCAAGTGGCTCGATCCATTCTGGCTCAATTTCCGCCACCATGCGCCCCCAAAGTTTGGAGGTTTCCACTAACTCTGCCGCCATCACCCATTTCGGTTGTTTTTTGAAAAGCACAGAATTGGGGAAAATTGCAAAATGGGCATTACGTGCGCCAAGATATTGTTGTTTCTCCGCTTCTTTTAAACCGATATGAGAAAGCAAACCGCTTAAAAGTGCGGTATGAATTTGCTGATATTCTGCTTTTTCGGAATTAATCGGCAAGCCCATTTCACGGACGGTTAAACGAATTTGATGATAAATATCCTGCCATTCGCGGATGCGTAAATAATTTAAGAAATCCTTTTGGCATTGGCGGCGGAATTGGTTTTTACTCAATTCTTTTTGTTGTTCTTGTAGATAACGCCAAAGATTGAGGAAAGCTAAGAAATCTGATTTTTTATCGGCAAAACGACGATGTTTT
Encoded here:
- the dksA gene encoding RNA polymerase-binding protein DksA; translation: MSKASLSLLDLAGVTPYQPKKDEEYMNEDQILHFRKILTAWHEQIVEEASRTVAHMQDEASNFPDPADRATQEEEFSLELRNRDRERKLMKKIEYTLKKLDTDDFGYCDSCGEEIGIRRLEARPTADLCIDCKTLAEIREKQVAG
- the pcnB gene encoding polynucleotide adenylyltransferase PcnB — translated: MAPSSSHHKKTNTQAHRHDKHIVKASHFGINPRMFSRNAITVVEKLQRQGYDAYIVGGCLRDLLLGKHPKDFDVATNARPEQIQAVFQRQCRLVGRRFRLAHIMFGRDVIEVATFRASHSDARSENQAKQSDEGMLLRDNVYGTIEQDAERRDFTVNALYYNPQDNTLRDYFNGIDDLKNGKLRLIGDPVTRYQEDPVRMLRSVRFMAKLDMFLEKPSEQPIRELAPLLKNIPPARLFDESLKLLQSGNGVKTYKLLRQYGLFEQLFPSLTPYFTEKEDSLAERIILTSLNSTDERIADKLRINPAFLFAAFFWYPLREKVDVLKNEGGLNNHDAYALAGNEVLDQLCRSLAAPRRHTSVIRDIWMLQLQLLKRTGSHPARTMEHQKFRAAFDLLAMRAEVEGGETVELAKWWHEYQLSNQEQRRQLVQEQQKLHPAPKKKYYRRRKPKAAN
- the hrpA gene encoding ATP-dependent RNA helicase HrpA: MKNKSVKRELNPIQQSLFSKLKDIMLVDQRRLSARIHGIGKIKSQEAQQAVAAEIQMQIEQAQLRVENRKSAVQNPIIFPESLPVSQRKAEIQKLLSEHQVIVVAGETGSGKTTQLPKMCLELGFGNLGMIGHTQPRRIAARSVAARIAEELETELGGLVGYKVRFNDQISDDTQIKLMTDGILLAEIQNDRFLNQYSCLIIDEAHERSLNNDFILGYLKQLLPRRRDLKLIITSATIDVERFSKHFNNAPIIEVSGRTYPVEVRYRPVVEEDDQDQLQGILNAVDELQAEGRGDILIFMNGEREIRDTAEALQKQNLKHTEILPLFARLSAQEQNKIFHPSGLNRIVLATNVAETSLTVPGIKYVIDSGTARISRYSYRTKVQRLPIEPISQASANQRKGRCGRVSEGICIRLYSEEDFNSRPEFTDPEILRTNLASVILQMTALGLDDIEAFPFVDAPDKRHIQDGIKLLEELGAFEIVRTKSGEKRQLTVTGRQLAQLPVDPRLAKMLLSAVSQGALHEVMIIVAALSIQDPRERPQEKQQASDEKHRRFADKKSDFLAFLNLWRYLQEQQKELSKNQFRRQCQKDFLNYLRIREWQDIYHQIRLTVREMGLPINSEKAEYQQIHTALLSGLLSHIGLKEAEKQQYLGARNAHFAIFPNSVLFKKQPKWVMAAELVETSKLWGRMVAEIEPEWIEPLAEHLIKKSYSEPRWSKSRGAVIADEKVSLYGVPIVAARPVNYGSIDPIVSREIFIQSALVEGDWNTKHKFFKENQRLVREVEELEHKSRRRDILVDDRTLFEFYDQRIGTKVVSQKHFDTWWKKAQQKDPELLNFERSFLINDDAEKVSKLDFPNFWHQGNLKLKLTYQFEPGTDADGVTVHIPLPLLNQVEMTGFDWQIPGLREELVIALIKSLPKSYRRNFVPAPNYAQAFLSRAVPLEKPLLDTLIYELRRMTGVTVEAEHWNWEQIPSHLKMTFRVVDENGKKIAESMNLDELKFSLKDRVQESISAVADDGIEQSGLHIWSFAELPQCYEQKQRGFSVKAFPAIVDEKDAVGIKLFETEFEQAVAMQQGLRRLLLLNVPSPIKYLHEKLPNKAKLGLYFTPFGRVLDLIDDCIACAVDKLIADFGGFVWDEAGFEKLRDFVRENLNEVTVDIAQRVEQILSLNHALNQRLKGKMDFTMAFAFSDIKAQLSGLIYPGFVQKSGYDRLPDLQRYLQAIDKRIDKLAQDVNRDRAAMLRVEQVQQAYQQLLAKLPKSKPISDEVAEIRYMIEELRVSLFAQQLGTKYQVSEKRILNMIGTF
- the folK gene encoding 2-amino-4-hydroxy-6-hydroxymethyldihydropteridine diphosphokinase encodes the protein MVQVYIALGSNLNTPTEQLNSALEAISALPNTELKSVSGFYQSKPLGPQDQPDYVNAVAMIETTRPPLALLDELQRIENEQGRVRLRRWGERTLDLDILLYGDQIIQNERLTVPHYDMKNREFVIVPLNDIAQDLFLPEGEKVADLVKAFENHQMHKIKNSEKIDRT